The Candidatus Bathyarchaeota archaeon genome has a segment encoding these proteins:
- a CDS encoding transcriptional regulator has protein sequence MPQKNDLERKAIQLVFEAGPEGLLQSDMWKSLGVTSREGSRLALKFEEKGAIERSKVLNKGRWTYKLFTKMKLVTIKSIKSCPCIVCEALNKCFDGGQVSPLTCQLLTLWMNPIPVEQDV, from the coding sequence TTGCCCCAGAAAAACGATCTAGAGCGCAAGGCCATACAACTTGTGTTTGAGGCAGGTCCCGAAGGTTTACTTCAAAGCGACATGTGGAAGAGTCTAGGTGTGACTAGCCGTGAGGGGTCGAGGCTCGCTTTAAAGTTCGAGGAGAAGGGAGCTATTGAGCGAAGTAAAGTCCTAAACAAGGGGAGATGGACCTACAAGTTATTCACAAAGATGAAACTTGTAACCATCAAATCTATCAAGAGTTGTCCTTGTATTGTATGTGAGGCCTTAAACAAGTGCTTTGATGGTGGCCAGGTCTCTCCTCTTACTTGTCAACTGTTAACTCTATGGATGAATCCAATCCCAGTTGAACAAGACGTCTAA
- a CDS encoding TATA-box-binding protein produces the protein MYLTEKIDISIENVVASASLDQKIDLLAIMKVFRNVEYRPKQFPGLVFRLKRPKTATLIFGSGKMVCTGAKSEKMARSAVNKVVRELKSDGIIILSKPSIVIQNIVASANLHGKIDLEMAADIMDNVMYEPEQFPGLIYRMGIPKVVMLLFASGKLVCTGAKHENMVKEAVFKLHGILEEDELLYYD, from the coding sequence GTATTGAGAACGTTGTAGCATCTGCTTCGCTAGACCAGAAAATAGATCTACTAGCTATTATGAAAGTATTCAGGAACGTTGAGTACAGGCCGAAACAATTTCCAGGGCTCGTTTTCAGGTTAAAGAGACCGAAGACGGCTACACTTATCTTTGGTTCAGGGAAGATGGTCTGCACCGGTGCTAAGTCGGAAAAGATGGCCCGGAGCGCTGTAAATAAGGTCGTACGGGAGCTAAAAAGTGACGGGATTATCATTTTGAGTAAGCCCAGCATAGTGATCCAGAACATTGTAGCGTCTGCTAATCTCCATGGAAAAATCGACCTAGAGATGGCTGCAGATATCATGGACAATGTTATGTATGAGCCTGAGCAGTTCCCTGGTCTTATTTACAGGATGGGTATTCCCAAGGTGGTTATGCTTCTCTTCGCTAGCGGAAAGCTTGTCTGCACAGGAGCAAAACATGAAAATATGGTAAAGGAAGCAGTCTTTAAACTCCATGGCATCCTGGAGGAAGACGAGCTCCTCTACTATGATTAA
- a CDS encoding signal peptidase I, with protein sequence MEGWKEYLKYIIFFVILAGLALGGMQFLKSNLKTKYPIMVVVSQSMVPTLGVGDFILVEKIDDFEAVVAESMPEGEILVFLRSSSTNEYIVHRAVDKFFLNGAWQYVTKGDNNKVQDRRSVSETRVVGKVIGRIPVLGYFPLFIKTSRGFLLITGLMALVFFADFFLPEMRIKKAGGHFPFLSLIPFLIAPLTLALFMTRPDNHLEYERFALAAWYIGCLVAPLAFDDDDMGMMLWLYHFVLVMIPLINDMVWWMTQITPSNWWRVSGSTVPLTWLFRGETPFFFEAFNRITLLLVPGCLLFFVITALKRRGVFPLTEISARLRRYLW encoded by the coding sequence TTGGAAGGCTGGAAAGAATATCTGAAATATATCATTTTCTTCGTGATCTTAGCCGGTTTAGCCCTTGGTGGTATGCAGTTCCTCAAGTCTAACCTGAAAACCAAGTATCCCATCATGGTTGTGGTCTCTCAGAGCATGGTCCCTACACTGGGGGTTGGGGATTTCATATTGGTGGAGAAAATAGATGACTTCGAGGCTGTGGTCGCTGAATCAATGCCCGAGGGAGAAATTCTAGTATTCCTAAGGTCTAGTTCAACTAACGAATATATTGTCCATAGGGCTGTGGATAAGTTTTTTTTGAATGGAGCATGGCAATATGTCACTAAAGGCGATAATAATAAGGTTCAAGATAGGCGATCAGTGAGCGAGACTAGAGTCGTGGGCAAGGTCATAGGTAGGATCCCTGTGCTGGGCTATTTCCCTTTGTTTATAAAGACTTCCAGAGGTTTCCTCCTTATTACCGGACTCATGGCGCTGGTGTTTTTCGCGGATTTTTTTTTGCCTGAAATGAGAATAAAAAAAGCTGGTGGACATTTCCCTTTTCTATCATTGATCCCCTTCCTCATTGCACCCCTTACACTCGCGTTATTTATGACGAGGCCTGACAACCACCTAGAATATGAGAGGTTTGCTCTGGCTGCGTGGTATATAGGCTGCCTGGTCGCGCCCCTCGCATTTGATGACGATGATATGGGGATGATGTTATGGTTGTATCATTTTGTACTGGTGATGATTCCCCTAATCAACGATATGGTCTGGTGGATGACTCAGATTACCCCTAGCAACTGGTGGCGTGTCTCCGGGAGCACGGTACCCCTTACCTGGTTATTCAGGGGGGAAACGCCTTTTTTCTTTGAGGCTTTTAACAGGATCACGCTTCTTTTGGTTCCGGGTTGCTTGTTGTTTTTTGTGATCACGGCTCTGAAGCGGAGGGGGGTATTTCCCCTAACCGAGATCAGCGCAAGGCTGCGTCGCTATCTCTGGTAG